CTTGTCCGCGGCATCCAACGTGATCGGAGCGGGGGCGCTGCTCTTCGCGCATCATCCCGCCTTTTTTTCCACGGGCGTTGCCATGGTCATCTCCATGGTCGCGGGATATCTTTCCTCGGTGATCGTGATACCGTCCCTGTGCAGAATCCTGAAGATTTCGAAACAGGACGGTCAACTGCAATGAAGCGATTCGTCTTGCTGGTCATACTGCAGGTATTTATTGCCGGATGCAGCACGGTCCCGTTTCAGAAAACAGGTCTGGTAGTGCTTGATTCCGAAGATCCCCGAGGCATGGTAGCGCGTTTTCAGAAGGGCATTCCGGCAAGTTTTCAATTGCTAACAAGCGTTGTTTTTGAGTATAATTCACGCAAATTTTCCGGCATCGGCACCGTGCAGATAAACAAGCTGGATGGAGTTTTCAGGGTCGCCGGGATGAATCCCATGGGCGTTAAACTGTTCGAGCTCTCCGGCGATCAGCGCAGCGTAACAAGCCATTATACGATCGCGGATTTCTCCCGATACGGCGATATCGCCACTGCGGTGGGCAGCGACATCAGACGCATTTATTTTGATCTGGCCCCCGGTCCCGAAGCGACTGTCTGGAAGAGAAGATATAAACTGATCTTTCGTCAGCCTTTTGGCCCCGGTTTTCTGGAGTATGTATTCGCCGGAACGGGCGGGGACCTGATCGAGAAGAACTATTATGAAGAGGACGGAATAGTCTGGAACGTATCGTATTACGAATACCATGACCAGGATGGAAAACGATGGCCGCAGGGCATTGTCCTTATTCACTACCAATACGGCTACCGGTTGACCATAAGGCAGAAGGAGTTTATTGTTGAGCACAATTAAGGCAGAGATCGAACGCTCCATGACCGGCCTCGCGAAGGAAGGAAAGAGGCTGACGTCCTGTTTTACGTTTCCGTCCGGGTTCATTGGTTTTCAAGGGCACTTTCCCCAGAAGATGGTCCTGCCGGGTGTGTGCCAGATCCAGTGCGCGCTCACGTTGCTCGAAAAAGGGAGTGGAAAGGCCGTGGTCCTGAAAGAGGTCGTGCTTGCCAAGTATTTTTCACCCGTGTTCCCCGCCGACGAGGTGACCTGTGTCATCATCGATATGGGGGACACCCGCGGCGAGATCGTCGTGAAAGCGGCCATCTCACGGGCGGGCGACAAGATCTCGGAAATGAAACTGCGCGTCTCCTATGACATCGGGGAGAACAAGAGGTAGCATGAGGTCAAAGAACAGGACAACCTATTTTGAGCGTGTCCCGGGAGTACCCGAGCCCATTGTCGTTGAGATCAAGCGGCGGGTCCGCTTCAATGAGGCCGATCCCATGGCGATCGCGTGGCATGGGAGGTACCCCCTTTATTTCGAAGAGGCGTCCGAGGAACTTGGCAGAAAATGCGGTCTGTCGTATGCGGACTATTTCGAAGCCGGACTGCGCGCGCCGGTCGTCGAATTCCACATTGATTACTATAAACCGCTGTTCCTCGATGAGGAATTCACGATCAAGGCATCGATGATCTGGCACGAAGGATCGCGGCTGAATATCGAGTATCTTCTGTTCAAGCAGGACAAGAGCGTTGCCTCGAGCGCTTACATGGTGCATTTGTTCACCGACCATCAGACCGGAGAACCTTTCATGGTTTCGCCGGAATTACTTGACCGCTGCCGGAGGAGATGGAAGGCAGGGGAGTTCCATCGCACGCTATGAAACCGGTCATCGTATCGGCGGATATGCTGACACCCTATGGCAGGGGAACAGACGCATGCTGGAAGGGTCTGCTTTCGGGGCAA
This DNA window, taken from Nitrospirota bacterium, encodes the following:
- a CDS encoding acyl-CoA thioesterase — encoded protein: MRSKNRTTYFERVPGVPEPIVVEIKRRVRFNEADPMAIAWHGRYPLYFEEASEELGRKCGLSYADYFEAGLRAPVVEFHIDYYKPLFLDEEFTIKASMIWHEGSRLNIEYLLFKQDKSVASSAYMVHLFTDHQTGEPFMVSPELLDRCRRRWKAGEFHRTL
- a CDS encoding DUF3261 domain-containing protein gives rise to the protein MKRFVLLVILQVFIAGCSTVPFQKTGLVVLDSEDPRGMVARFQKGIPASFQLLTSVVFEYNSRKFSGIGTVQINKLDGVFRVAGMNPMGVKLFELSGDQRSVTSHYTIADFSRYGDIATAVGSDIRRIYFDLAPGPEATVWKRRYKLIFRQPFGPGFLEYVFAGTGGDLIEKNYYEEDGIVWNVSYYEYHDQDGKRWPQGIVLIHYQYGYRLTIRQKEFIVEHN